In a single window of the Dysgonomonas mossii genome:
- a CDS encoding MBL fold metallo-hydrolase, giving the protein MKIKFLGTGTSTGVPEIGCKCEVCTSNNIKDRRLRASVLLNIGDKRILIDCGPDFREQIIHEEFSHIHGVLLTHEHYDHVGGLDDLRPFCRFDDVDIYSNAITLDALKRRIPYSFREHRYPGVPTFRLHEVSHEASFCIGDIEIQPIKIMHHMLPILGYRINNFAYLTDVKHIPEEEYYKLKKLDTLVISSLRIDKHISHLNLIEALEEIKKISPKKAYLTHMSHQMGLHDKVQAILPPNVYLSYDGLEINI; this is encoded by the coding sequence ATGAAGATAAAGTTCTTAGGAACAGGAACATCCACAGGAGTCCCTGAAATTGGCTGCAAATGTGAGGTATGCACCTCTAATAACATAAAAGACAGACGCCTGCGAGCGTCTGTTTTATTGAATATAGGTGATAAGCGAATTCTTATCGATTGTGGTCCTGATTTCCGGGAGCAAATTATTCATGAGGAATTTTCGCACATTCATGGAGTACTACTCACTCACGAACATTATGATCATGTGGGCGGATTAGATGATTTACGTCCTTTCTGTAGATTCGACGATGTAGATATATACTCAAACGCCATTACCTTAGATGCACTAAAAAGAAGAATCCCCTACTCTTTCAGGGAGCACCGCTACCCCGGAGTTCCCACGTTCAGGCTTCACGAAGTTAGTCATGAAGCGTCTTTTTGTATAGGGGATATTGAGATACAACCTATAAAAATCATGCACCACATGCTGCCTATTTTAGGTTACCGAATCAACAACTTCGCTTATCTCACTGATGTAAAGCATATACCTGAAGAAGAATATTATAAATTAAAAAAATTGGATACCTTAGTTATTAGTTCTCTACGTATCGACAAGCATATATCTCATTTAAATCTAATAGAAGCTTTGGAAGAGATAAAGAAAATATCTCCTAAAAAAGCTTATCTGACACACATGTCTCACCAAATGGGATTACATGATAAGGTACAGGCCATATTGCCGCCAAATGTATACTTGTCGT
- a CDS encoding SPOR domain-containing protein: protein MNKKLIGIGLALAFLIAFGSCKPKQSAYKSVYEAAKEREMEENSVSSTPVSKPATTTPSYSSETVRKEKVTPVYESDANGLKAYSVVVAAMAMKPGAESLKERFGNDGYNIILVRNDQGMYRVIIASYDSKEQAVAKKNEILEKYHAMGDVSALKSKYGIPFNDWWILQREY from the coding sequence ATGAATAAAAAATTAATTGGAATTGGATTAGCTCTGGCTTTCCTTATTGCATTTGGGTCTTGTAAACCTAAACAAAGTGCATATAAGTCGGTATATGAAGCTGCGAAAGAAAGAGAAATGGAAGAGAACTCAGTATCTTCAACTCCTGTTTCGAAACCAGCGACTACGACTCCTAGCTACAGTAGCGAAACCGTTAGAAAAGAAAAAGTTACCCCGGTATACGAAAGTGATGCTAATGGGTTGAAAGCTTACAGTGTAGTTGTTGCTGCAATGGCAATGAAACCGGGAGCTGAATCTTTGAAAGAAAGATTTGGAAACGACGGTTACAATATAATATTGGTTCGCAACGATCAGGGAATGTACCGTGTAATTATAGCAAGTTACGACTCAAAGGAACAAGCTGTAGCTAAAAAGAATGAAATCCTCGAAAAATACCATGCAATGGGAGATGTATCTGCTCTAAAAAGCAAATACGGAATTCCATTCAACGATTGGTGGATATTACAGCGAGAATATTAA